In one window of Chloroflexota bacterium DNA:
- a CDS encoding septum formation family protein encodes MRDAGASPDAADGWTGGAPAQPAGGQGRQFPWRLVIYGVIALVVIGGSVLFAARRGDSGEIVDAGNLSVFDLQEGDCFDAGLNSSQVTEISEVHALPCAEPHVYEMFSVADYPAGESPSAADEDYTAWERDNCLGQFEAYVGLDYDSSMYYISALIPTDSSWAQGDRTLMCFLHTDGESALTGSAHGAAQ; translated from the coding sequence ATGCGCGACGCAGGCGCGTCTCCCGACGCCGCGGACGGGTGGACCGGCGGGGCGCCCGCACAGCCGGCCGGGGGGCAGGGCCGCCAGTTTCCCTGGCGACTCGTCATCTACGGCGTCATCGCCCTGGTTGTCATCGGGGGGTCGGTCTTGTTCGCGGCTCGCCGGGGCGACAGCGGCGAGATCGTTGACGCCGGGAACCTGAGCGTCTTCGACCTCCAGGAGGGTGACTGCTTCGACGCGGGCCTCAATTCCAGTCAGGTCACCGAGATCTCGGAGGTGCATGCCCTTCCGTGCGCGGAGCCGCATGTGTACGAGATGTTCTCGGTCGCGGACTACCCTGCCGGCGAGTCTCCCTCCGCGGCCGACGAGGACTACACAGCGTGGGAGAGGGACAACTGTCTCGGCCAGTTCGAGGCGTACGTTGGCCTCGACTACGACTCCTCGATGTACTACATCAGCGCCCTGATTCCGACCGACTCCTCTTGGGCGCAAGGGGACCGCACGTTGATGTGCTTCCTCCATACCGATGGGGAATCGGCGCTCACCGGTTCGGCACACGGCGCGGCGCAGTAA
- a CDS encoding TM0106 family RecB-like putative nuclease, with the protein MQLIDGAPVYSASDLVGFLECEHLTALERAALAGLVARPVLDDPELDVLRRRGELHERRYLDLLRADGRSVVEIARDGSSQDHGAELRAAAEETTTAMTAGADVIYQATFFDGRWRGHADFLLRVESRGRPSHWGAYHYEVADTKLARHVKAGAVLQICTYIDLLAAIQGVEPEWLHVVLGGSAGGQRTLRVADFMAYYRAARQRFEDSVGPAAAPAAYPPSATYPDPVEHCDVCRWRLDCQARRRADDHLSLVAGISARQRRSLQGRGVDTLEALGTLPVPVSPHLEGTSAAALERVREQARIQLEGRLQGRLQYELFQPPTGEPIPSELGLASLPVPSPGDLFFDIEGDPYAAEDGLEYLFGVMDLDGTWQATWSADANGDFSATGEKGAFESVMDLFAARLWQYPDAHIYHFAPYEPTALKRLMGRHATREDEVDRLLRGGALVDLHRVVRQSLRASVESYGLKHLEPIYGFTRSVDLRDAGSSIVAFEQWLELNEGERPAADHLQRIEGYNRDDVVSTRRLREWLEERRLELESLAGHAVPRPGPREPDPGQELSARQEQVAALAGRLTAGVPEIGRDPDQQARWLLAQLLSWHRREDKSVWWLYYHLMGMTDAERIEASEPLAGLEYVGIVDTVKKSLVHRYWFPDQEYDVREGHGVVDPATGRDAGKVVAIDEAGRTIDLKRAKSRSDPHPTALVPFDRYGAGVMENALMRLGEWVADHGLGADGPHRAACDLLLRRPPRVGQPTGGSLRQPGETDLKAARRLALAVDRSTLAIQGPPGSGKTYSGAHMALDLVRQGRRVGITANSHRVIGNFLAQLTEAADKAGVEIGIIQKVTDDEDGFDHRSVRVTTDNAEVRTALHARTAAVAAGTAWLWARDDMVGAVDVLFVDEAGQMSLANTLAAASGGSSLVLLGDPQQLDQPLQGAHPPGADRSALAHLLGTSATMPDDLGLFLETTWRLHPDLCAYTSEVFYEGRLEPEPQLIGQDLRGPDPTSGTGPRLVAVVHEANDNASVEEARVVADLAEALVDGGATWIDQHGHERPVDWSQIVIVAAYNAQVGAIARLLPQARVGTVDKFQGQEAPISIYSMASSSAEDAPRGMGFLYSGHRLNVATSRARCVAVLVASPSLLRVRARTPDQMRLANALARFAELASG; encoded by the coding sequence GTGCAGCTGATCGACGGAGCGCCGGTCTACTCGGCCAGCGACCTTGTCGGCTTTCTGGAGTGCGAGCACCTCACCGCCCTGGAACGGGCCGCCCTCGCCGGGCTGGTCGCACGCCCCGTGCTGGACGACCCGGAGCTGGACGTCCTGCGGCGTCGCGGCGAGCTGCACGAACGGCGCTACCTGGACCTCCTCCGGGCCGACGGGCGGAGCGTCGTGGAGATCGCTCGCGACGGGTCCAGCCAGGACCACGGCGCCGAGCTGCGGGCGGCCGCAGAGGAAACGACGACGGCAATGACCGCGGGCGCGGACGTGATCTACCAGGCCACGTTCTTCGACGGCCGCTGGCGAGGCCATGCCGATTTCCTGCTCCGGGTGGAGAGCAGAGGCCGACCCAGCCACTGGGGCGCCTACCACTACGAGGTCGCGGATACCAAGCTGGCCCGCCACGTCAAGGCGGGCGCGGTCCTGCAGATCTGCACCTACATCGACCTGCTGGCCGCCATCCAGGGCGTGGAGCCGGAGTGGCTGCACGTCGTCCTGGGTGGCTCGGCTGGCGGGCAGCGAACCCTGCGGGTGGCTGACTTCATGGCGTACTACCGCGCCGCGCGGCAGCGCTTCGAGGACTCGGTGGGGCCGGCGGCCGCGCCGGCGGCGTATCCGCCGAGCGCCACCTACCCTGATCCGGTCGAGCATTGCGACGTCTGCCGTTGGCGGCTGGACTGCCAGGCTCGGCGCCGGGCGGACGACCATCTCAGCCTGGTGGCCGGGATCAGTGCTCGCCAGCGGCGCAGCCTCCAGGGCCGCGGAGTCGACACCCTGGAAGCGCTGGGTACGCTCCCGGTCCCCGTCAGCCCGCACCTGGAAGGCACCAGCGCGGCAGCCCTCGAGCGTGTCCGCGAACAAGCCCGCATTCAGCTGGAGGGACGGTTGCAGGGCCGGCTCCAGTACGAGCTGTTCCAGCCGCCCACCGGTGAGCCGATCCCATCCGAGCTCGGCCTGGCGTCGCTTCCCGTGCCGTCACCGGGCGACCTGTTCTTCGACATCGAAGGAGACCCGTACGCGGCCGAAGACGGGCTCGAGTACCTCTTCGGGGTGATGGACCTCGACGGCACTTGGCAGGCGACATGGTCGGCCGACGCGAACGGCGACTTCAGCGCCACCGGCGAGAAGGGCGCCTTCGAATCCGTCATGGACCTGTTTGCGGCCCGGTTGTGGCAATACCCCGATGCCCACATCTACCACTTCGCCCCGTACGAGCCGACCGCGCTGAAGCGGCTCATGGGTCGCCACGCCACCCGGGAGGACGAGGTGGACCGCCTACTCCGCGGCGGTGCCCTGGTCGACCTCCATCGGGTCGTCCGGCAGAGCCTGCGGGCCTCGGTCGAGAGCTATGGCCTGAAGCACCTCGAACCCATCTACGGCTTCACCCGAAGCGTCGACCTGCGAGACGCGGGGTCGAGCATCGTGGCTTTCGAGCAGTGGCTGGAGCTGAACGAAGGTGAGCGCCCGGCGGCCGATCACCTCCAGCGGATCGAGGGCTACAACCGCGACGATGTCGTGAGCACACGCCGCCTGCGAGAGTGGCTGGAGGAACGCCGCCTCGAACTCGAGTCTCTGGCCGGGCATGCGGTCCCCCGTCCCGGTCCCCGCGAGCCGGACCCCGGACAGGAGCTCAGTGCGCGCCAGGAACAGGTCGCCGCCCTGGCCGGCCGGCTGACGGCCGGGGTCCCCGAAATTGGGCGCGACCCGGACCAGCAGGCGCGCTGGCTCCTGGCCCAGCTGCTGTCCTGGCACCGTCGCGAGGACAAGAGCGTGTGGTGGCTCTACTACCACCTCATGGGGATGACCGATGCCGAGCGCATCGAGGCCAGCGAGCCGCTTGCCGGGCTCGAGTACGTCGGCATCGTGGACACGGTCAAGAAGTCGCTGGTGCACCGATATTGGTTCCCGGACCAGGAGTACGACGTGAGGGAGGGCCACGGCGTTGTCGACCCGGCCACGGGGCGTGACGCGGGCAAAGTGGTGGCCATCGATGAGGCCGGGCGCACCATTGACCTCAAGCGGGCCAAGAGTCGATCGGATCCGCATCCCACCGCTCTGGTTCCTTTCGACCGCTACGGCGCCGGCGTGATGGAGAACGCGCTAATGCGGCTCGGGGAATGGGTCGCCGACCACGGCCTGGGTGCCGACGGACCCCATCGGGCTGCCTGCGACCTGCTCCTTCGCCGTCCGCCCCGGGTCGGCCAGCCAACGGGCGGCTCGCTTCGCCAGCCGGGGGAGACAGACCTCAAGGCCGCTCGTCGGTTGGCGCTGGCCGTGGACCGCTCAACCCTCGCAATCCAGGGGCCGCCCGGATCGGGCAAGACGTACAGCGGAGCGCATATGGCGCTCGACCTCGTCCGCCAAGGGCGGCGCGTCGGCATCACCGCCAACAGCCACAGGGTGATCGGGAATTTTCTCGCCCAGCTCACCGAGGCCGCCGACAAAGCCGGGGTCGAGATCGGGATCATCCAGAAGGTGACCGATGACGAGGACGGCTTCGACCATCGGTCGGTGCGCGTCACAACGGACAACGCCGAGGTGCGCACCGCACTCCATGCCCGCACCGCGGCCGTGGCCGCCGGAACGGCGTGGCTGTGGGCCCGCGACGACATGGTTGGAGCCGTCGACGTGCTGTTCGTAGACGAGGCGGGACAGATGTCGCTGGCCAACACGTTGGCGGCCGCGTCCGGCGGGTCGTCCCTGGTCCTGCTGGGCGACCCGCAGCAACTCGATCAGCCGCTTCAGGGCGCGCATCCGCCAGGCGCGGATCGATCGGCATTGGCACACCTCCTCGGCACGTCGGCCACCATGCCCGACGATCTGGGCCTGTTCCTGGAAACGACCTGGCGGCTTCACCCGGACCTGTGCGCGTACACCTCGGAGGTCTTCTACGAAGGGCGGCTCGAGCCCGAGCCACAACTCATCGGTCAAGACCTGCGCGGACCGGATCCCACCTCGGGCACCGGCCCGCGGCTGGTGGCGGTCGTGCACGAGGCGAACGACAACGCCTCGGTGGAGGAAGCACGGGTCGTGGCCGACCTGGCTGAGGCTCTGGTCGACGGGGGCGCAACATGGATCGACCAGCACGGCCACGAGCGGCCGGTGGACTGGTCGCAGATCGTTATCGTGGCCGCCTACAACGCCCAGGTTGGCGCCATCGCGCGTCTCCTGCCCCAGGCGCGGGTGGGCACGGTGGACAAGTTCCAGGGCCAGGAGGCGCCGATCTCGATCTACAGCATGGCCTCGTCATCCGCCGAGGACGCGCCGCGCGGGATGGGCTTCCTGTACAGCGGGCATCGGCTCAACGTGGCAACTTCGCGGGCGCGCTGCGTCGCGGTGCTGGTCGCTTCGCCCAGCCTGCTCCGTGTCCGGGCCCGAACGCCCGATCAGATGCGCCTGGCCAACGCCCTGGCACGCTTCGCGGAGCTGGCTTCGGGCTGA
- a CDS encoding class I SAM-dependent methyltransferase, with protein sequence MTWDDAYRGQPPWDIGRPQRALMDLDAAGRVGVSVLDVGCGTGENALYLAERGHEVWGIDVSNVAIERAMVKSHARRLPVVFLAADALDPGAVGRTFDTLIDCGCFHTLPDEDRPRYAASMRALSAPDSGLHIMCFSEAEPTGWGPRRVTQAELQATFADDWQTDSIVAVQFETRLGQGGAQAWLASFRRTAK encoded by the coding sequence ATGACCTGGGACGACGCGTATCGGGGGCAACCGCCGTGGGACATCGGCCGCCCGCAGCGGGCGCTCATGGACCTCGACGCGGCCGGGCGCGTGGGCGTCAGCGTCCTGGACGTCGGTTGCGGGACCGGCGAGAACGCGCTCTACCTGGCCGAGCGAGGTCACGAGGTCTGGGGCATCGACGTGTCGAATGTGGCCATCGAGCGCGCGATGGTGAAATCCCACGCCCGGCGCCTGCCGGTCGTGTTCCTGGCCGCGGACGCGCTCGATCCGGGCGCGGTGGGCCGGACGTTCGACACCCTGATCGACTGCGGCTGCTTCCACACCCTGCCCGACGAGGACCGGCCCCGCTATGCAGCCAGCATGCGCGCGCTCAGCGCGCCGGACAGCGGGCTGCACATCATGTGCTTCTCCGAGGCCGAGCCGACCGGGTGGGGTCCGCGGCGCGTGACCCAAGCCGAGCTTCAAGCCACCTTCGCCGACGATTGGCAGACCGATTCCATCGTGGCGGTCCAGTTCGAGACCCGGCTCGGCCAGGGCGGGGCCCAGGCTTGGCTGGCCAGCTTCCGACGTACCGCGAAGTGA